In a genomic window of Scyliorhinus torazame isolate Kashiwa2021f chromosome 5, sScyTor2.1, whole genome shotgun sequence:
- the LOC140419183 gene encoding uncharacterized protein, translated as MEGKSIVHSGEKPYTCCVCGRGFSRSSGLTSHKCSHTEEKPWKCADCGKGFTSPSQLETHRRSHTGQRPFACAECGKGFTRLSTLSTHQRVHTGERPFTCPKCGKGFTESSALSRHQRIHTGERPFTCSECEKGFSDSSNLRKHQRIHTGERPFTCSQCGKGFAISAHLLRHQKVHTDERPFKCPDCGKCYKSSGNLMSHQRIHTDERPFRCSHCGTGFRRSCDLTAHQRIHTEERPFTCAECGKGFTQSSNLSTHQRIHTGETPFACAECGKGFTQSSALSTHQRVHTGERPFTCSECGKGFTRSFALSTHQRVHTGERPFTCSECGKGFTTSPNLLRHQRGHK; from the coding sequence atggaaggaaaaagcatcgttcacagtggggagaaaccgtacacgtgttgtgtgtgtggacgaggattcagtcgatcatcaggcctcacaagccacaaatgcagtcacactgaggagaaaccatggaaatgtgcggactgtgggaaaggattcacttccccatcccagctggaaactcatcgacgcagtcacactgggcagagaccattcgcctgcgctgagtgtgggaagggattcactcggttatccactctgtccacacaccaacgagttcacactggggagagaccattcacctgccccaagtgtgggaagggattcactgagtcatccgctctgtccagacaccagcgaattcacactggggagagaccattcacctgctccgagtgtgagaagggattcagtgattcatccaacctgcggaaacaccagcgaattcacactggggagaggccgttcacctgctctcagtgtgggaagggatttgctatttcagcccacttgctgagacaccagaaagttcacactgatgagagaccgtttaaatgtccagactgcgggaagtgctataaaagttctgggaatctgatgagccatcaacgtattcacactgacgagagaccgttcaggtgctctcactgcgggactgggtttagACGATCATGtgacctcactgcacatcagcgaattcacactgaggagaggccattcacctgcgccgagtgtgggaagggattcactcagtcatccaacctgtccacacaccagagaattcacactggggagacgccattcgcctgcgccgagtgtgggaagggattcactcagtcatccgctctgtccacacaccagcgagttcacacaggggagagaccattcacctgctcagagtgtgggaagggattcactcggtcattcgctctgtccacacaccagcgagttcacacaggggagagaccattcacctgctccgagtgtgggaagggattcactacttcacccaacctgctgagacaccaacgaggccacaagtaa